A genomic segment from Peribacillus sp. ACCC06369 encodes:
- a CDS encoding IucA/IucC family protein, which translates to MNGKQIAERATMQSFLNCYFRETGNCSLEETRNWPDLEGSIPDSLLVSNLRSQDIALLVPLKYWSVTGRHIFTFPIYYQTASKQVRELDYVTMVSIVSKELLNEQGRTDSEDELMLRVILSSQNIQRYVEARTEDADALQSPDFTYIEAEQSLLFGHLFHPTPKSKQGISEKDEWIYSPELKGEFQLHYFLAEPSIVIQDSSEVRSASEIIKQELAGDLEISSEFRDTYCQKESRYSIIPAHPLQAKVLIEKEEVKRLIEQGTLVYAGPLGKKFTATSSFRTVYSATSRYMYKFSVPVKITNSLRANLQKELDRGVEIAKLIDSKVGDDLKEQHPAFRVIKDPAYLTIKTTEQESGFDVDIRENPFYENDKQASLIAGLCQDNAYGAPSRLGAIIRKLAADENRSTEEVSKEWFKIYLSMTLKPMLWLFEEYGIVLEAHQQNSIIQLQDGYPSTFYYRDNQGYYYCESKVDRLLNILPELSEKSFTTCSDEVAEERLQYYFFFNHLLGLINNFGTEGLVSEKTLLQLVQEQLETSSRESEDEGLNRVVSRLLHARELSCKANLLTRFHDMDELVGSLETQSVYTTIDNPFAQGVLTAYEK; encoded by the coding sequence ATGAATGGTAAGCAAATAGCTGAAAGGGCAACGATGCAAAGCTTTCTGAACTGTTATTTCCGGGAAACCGGGAATTGCAGTTTAGAAGAAACGAGAAACTGGCCAGATTTGGAGGGTTCCATTCCGGATTCATTATTAGTCAGTAATCTCAGATCCCAAGATATTGCATTGCTTGTTCCACTTAAATATTGGTCGGTAACGGGGCGTCATATTTTTACCTTCCCGATTTACTACCAAACAGCATCCAAACAAGTACGTGAATTAGATTATGTGACAATGGTCTCGATTGTTTCTAAAGAGTTATTGAATGAGCAGGGCCGGACGGATAGTGAAGATGAATTGATGCTGCGTGTTATCCTTAGCAGCCAAAATATTCAACGTTATGTGGAAGCGAGGACAGAAGACGCTGATGCACTTCAAAGTCCTGATTTTACATACATCGAAGCAGAGCAGTCGCTTTTATTCGGCCACCTGTTCCACCCGACACCGAAAAGTAAGCAGGGCATTTCAGAAAAAGATGAATGGATCTATTCACCCGAATTAAAAGGGGAGTTTCAGCTGCACTATTTCCTGGCAGAGCCTTCGATCGTCATCCAGGATTCTAGTGAAGTCCGATCGGCAAGTGAGATCATTAAACAGGAATTAGCTGGTGACTTGGAGATTTCCAGTGAATTTCGTGACACGTATTGCCAAAAGGAAAGCCGATACAGCATTATCCCGGCACATCCGCTCCAGGCAAAAGTGCTTATCGAAAAAGAAGAGGTTAAGAGGCTAATCGAGCAAGGAACACTAGTTTATGCAGGACCGCTTGGAAAAAAATTCACGGCTACCTCTTCATTTAGAACGGTATATAGTGCCACATCGAGATATATGTACAAATTTTCCGTTCCGGTTAAGATCACGAATTCATTACGTGCGAATTTGCAAAAAGAACTAGATCGTGGTGTGGAAATTGCTAAATTAATAGATTCAAAAGTGGGCGATGATCTAAAAGAACAGCATCCCGCCTTCCGTGTTATTAAGGACCCTGCTTATCTAACGATCAAAACAACTGAACAAGAATCAGGTTTCGATGTTGATATTCGGGAAAACCCTTTTTATGAAAATGATAAACAAGCAAGCCTGATTGCAGGCTTATGTCAGGATAATGCCTATGGTGCACCATCAAGGCTTGGAGCGATCATCCGCAAATTGGCAGCTGATGAAAACCGCAGTACCGAAGAAGTAAGTAAGGAATGGTTCAAAATTTATCTTTCAATGACATTAAAACCGATGCTTTGGCTATTTGAAGAGTATGGAATTGTTTTAGAAGCCCACCAGCAAAATTCAATCATTCAACTTCAAGATGGCTATCCATCCACTTTTTATTATCGTGATAATCAAGGGTATTACTATTGCGAGTCCAAAGTAGACAGGTTGTTGAATATCCTGCCTGAACTAAGTGAAAAAAGCTTCACGACTTGTTCTGATGAAGTCGCTGAAGAAAGACTTCAATACTACTTCTTTTTCAATCACTTATTAGGCTTAATCAATAATTTTGGTACGGAAGGATTAGTATCAGAGAAAACCCTGTTACAGCTCGTTCAGGAACAATTGGAAACAAGCAGCAGGGAAAGCGAGGATGAAGGGTTGAATCGAGTTGTTTCAAGGCTGCTTCATGCCCGGGAATTATCTTGTAAGGCTAATTTACTGACGCGATTTCATGATATGGATGAGCTTGTCGGTTCACTTGAGACACAATCCGTTTATACAACGATTGATAATCCATTCGCGCAGGGGGTTTTAACCGCCTATGAAAAATAG
- a CDS encoding aspartate aminotransferase family protein translates to MIEMINKTDFAYSPLFLNNEEGFNNYSQSLKIMEKKLMAFLKGNNSPYSGKNPYEIEARLNGLTLASLKGETIEAVAAELAEFIIDDSINVHSPTCIGHLHCPTLIPAVAAEMIIGTLNQSMDSWDQSSTATFVEERLIDWLCSQVGLPEQADGIFTSGGTQSNYMGLLLARDAYCKRFWDVDVQQHGLPVEAKKLRILCSEAAHFTVRKSAAQLGLGEQAVITIKTDSNHRLSMDDLNHQLLLLEEQDLLPFAIVATCGTTDFGSIDPLHELSEAARKNRIWLHVDAAYGGAMILSKDYKELISGIERADSITVDFHKLFYQPISCGAFLVSDSNSFQYIQHHADYLNPQEDEAEGMVHLVNKSVQTTRRFDALKLWMSLKVVGLDTFAEMIDYTCHLAREVAVKIEKADGFTVLNKDPELNAVVFRYDPSGESDQLVNLLNKQIQQELLKSGRAFLAKTRFDGQVYLKMTLLNPMTRLEHIEEILDEIRVLGEMFKMMEE, encoded by the coding sequence ATGATTGAAATGATAAATAAAACGGATTTTGCTTATTCTCCATTGTTCTTGAATAACGAAGAAGGTTTCAATAACTACAGCCAGTCATTAAAAATCATGGAAAAGAAGCTGATGGCCTTTTTAAAAGGGAACAATTCACCATACTCTGGGAAAAATCCGTATGAAATAGAAGCAAGATTAAACGGACTGACCCTCGCTTCTCTAAAAGGGGAGACGATTGAAGCAGTTGCGGCTGAGCTGGCAGAGTTTATTATTGATGACAGCATCAATGTACACAGTCCTACTTGTATCGGGCATTTGCATTGCCCGACACTAATTCCAGCCGTGGCAGCCGAAATGATTATCGGTACGTTGAATCAATCCATGGATTCATGGGACCAAAGCTCGACGGCAACTTTCGTTGAAGAGCGTTTAATAGATTGGCTGTGCAGTCAGGTAGGGTTACCGGAACAAGCCGATGGGATTTTCACAAGCGGTGGTACCCAATCTAATTACATGGGACTGCTATTGGCAAGGGACGCCTATTGTAAGCGTTTCTGGGATGTGGACGTTCAACAGCACGGCTTGCCAGTCGAGGCGAAAAAACTGCGGATCCTATGCTCCGAGGCTGCCCACTTTACGGTTCGTAAATCAGCGGCACAGCTGGGGCTTGGTGAACAGGCAGTGATCACGATTAAAACAGATTCAAATCATCGTCTGTCCATGGATGATTTGAATCATCAGTTGCTGCTTTTAGAGGAACAGGATTTACTTCCATTTGCTATCGTTGCAACTTGTGGAACGACGGATTTTGGTTCAATCGATCCATTACATGAATTGTCCGAAGCTGCTAGGAAGAATCGGATATGGCTGCATGTGGACGCTGCATATGGCGGTGCGATGATTTTAAGCAAGGATTACAAAGAGTTAATCAGCGGAATTGAACGGGCCGACTCGATTACGGTTGATTTTCACAAATTATTCTATCAACCCATCAGTTGTGGTGCTTTTCTTGTCTCGGACAGCAACTCATTTCAATATATCCAGCATCACGCCGATTACTTGAATCCACAGGAAGATGAAGCGGAGGGCATGGTTCATTTAGTCAATAAATCGGTTCAAACGACGAGAAGGTTCGATGCACTGAAACTCTGGATGTCATTGAAGGTCGTTGGACTGGACACCTTTGCTGAAATGATCGACTATACTTGTCATCTTGCACGTGAAGTGGCTGTGAAGATCGAAAAAGCGGATGGATTCACAGTATTAAATAAAGATCCTGAATTGAATGCAGTTGTATTCCGTTATGATCCCTCGGGAGAAAGTGATCAGCTAGTAAATCTATTAAATAAACAGATTCAGCAGGAATTACTGAAAAGCGGACGGGCATTTTTAGCAAAAACGCGTTTTGACGGACAGGTATATTTAAAAATGACACTATTGAATCCAATGACAAGGCTTGAACACATAGAGGAAATTTTAGACGAAATTCGAGTTTTAGGTGAAATGTTCAAGATGATGGAGGAATGA
- a CDS encoding aspartate aminotransferase family protein, translating into MVTNTLTKNDQLLEQQNTRESNARSYPRRLPIAIDQAEGIYLTDMDGKRYIDFLAGAGTLALGHNHPAVLEAMEKVLKDKRPLHTLDFTTPIKEQFVDEIFESLPEEFRKNAKIQFCGPTGGDAIEAALKLVKTATGNRSILSFQGAYHGATHATMSISGNTKPKEKIQGLMPDVHFLPYPYQYRCPFGIGGEESHKISSQYIENLLNDPESGLLAPAGMILEAVQGEGGSIPAPIPWLKEIRRITKEKGIPLIIDEVQSGIGRTGKMFAFEHAGIIPDVLVLSKAIGGSLPLSVVIYNKELDLWSPGAHIGTFRGNQLAMAAGTATLKYMKETNLVEHSAKMGEILKDILKDLQKDIQQIGDVRGRGLMVGVEMVKHEEPQNPNGSNPADSELASTIQQECFQRGLILEVGGRHGSVVRFLPPLIVTESQLREATAIFEQAVRAAVARG; encoded by the coding sequence ATGGTAACGAATACTCTTACAAAAAATGATCAATTACTGGAACAACAAAATACAAGGGAATCAAATGCCCGATCTTATCCTAGAAGATTACCGATAGCCATCGATCAAGCGGAGGGAATTTACCTAACAGACATGGATGGAAAACGATATATTGATTTTCTTGCCGGGGCTGGAACATTAGCGCTCGGTCACAATCATCCGGCTGTGCTTGAAGCAATGGAAAAAGTTCTTAAGGATAAACGGCCGTTACATACATTGGATTTTACGACGCCAATCAAAGAGCAGTTCGTTGATGAAATTTTTGAAAGCCTGCCTGAAGAATTCAGGAAAAATGCAAAAATTCAATTCTGTGGTCCTACTGGCGGGGATGCCATTGAGGCAGCACTTAAATTAGTAAAAACAGCCACAGGCAACAGAAGCATTTTATCCTTCCAAGGAGCTTATCACGGGGCAACCCATGCAACCATGTCAATCAGCGGCAATACAAAACCAAAGGAAAAGATACAAGGGTTAATGCCAGACGTACATTTCCTTCCGTATCCCTATCAATATCGCTGTCCTTTTGGAATAGGCGGAGAAGAAAGTCATAAAATCAGTAGCCAGTATATCGAAAATCTACTGAACGATCCTGAATCTGGATTATTGGCACCTGCAGGAATGATATTAGAGGCAGTACAAGGTGAAGGAGGTTCCATTCCCGCTCCAATTCCTTGGCTTAAGGAAATCAGAAGAATTACAAAAGAGAAGGGCATTCCGCTAATTATCGATGAAGTTCAATCCGGTATCGGCCGTACAGGAAAAATGTTTGCCTTCGAACATGCAGGAATCATTCCGGATGTTCTTGTCTTATCTAAAGCAATTGGCGGAAGTCTTCCATTATCGGTGGTAATTTATAACAAAGAGTTGGACCTATGGTCTCCAGGTGCACATATCGGTACGTTCCGGGGAAATCAATTGGCGATGGCAGCAGGAACAGCGACTTTAAAGTATATGAAAGAGACGAATCTTGTGGAGCATTCCGCTAAAATGGGTGAAATCTTAAAGGATATTCTTAAAGATTTGCAAAAAGATATTCAGCAGATCGGGGATGTTAGAGGCCGTGGATTGATGGTCGGTGTCGAAATGGTCAAGCATGAAGAACCTCAAAATCCGAATGGAAGCAATCCAGCTGATTCGGAACTTGCCAGTACCATTCAACAGGAATGTTTTCAAAGAGGATTGATTCTGGAAGTGGGCGGCAGACATGGAAGTGTAGTGAGGTTCCTGCCACCATTGATCGTAACGGAATCCCAGCTTCGCGAAGCCACTGCCATTTTTGAACAGGCTGTTCGTGCAGCTGTAGCTAGAGGGTGA
- a CDS encoding lysine N(6)-hydroxylase/L-ornithine N(5)-oxygenase family protein: MEKQQSIYDLVGIGIGPFNLGLAALLEKTPELNAVFFEKKQEFNWHEGMLLEGTTLQVPFFADLVSMADVTSPYSYLSYLQQHDRLYHFYFLEKFLIPRKEYNDYCRWTAHQLKSCCFGKAVEAVEYIGDQGEPFYQISVRDAQTQKIEVYYSRHVVMGIGTAPTVPSAFHPYMGESILHSADYLRNKENVLKKKSVTVVGSGQSAAEVFLDLLNEQEQYGYQLNWYTRSKGFFPMEYSKLGLEYFTPDYLDFFYRLPQEKKDEILPKQDLLYKGISATTIAAIFDKMYEKSIGNAELSIELRAMTEVSAVTPTENGWGLKCRQWVEDREFDVDTEAIVFGTGYKSTLPAFLDTMEDLLVRDDLGRLTITKDYRVGTAITTQNHLFIQNGEIHTHGVGAPDLGLGAFRNSIIINQLAGKEIYPSEPKGAFQSFRVKSPVMAY, from the coding sequence ATGGAGAAGCAACAATCTATCTATGACCTGGTAGGGATAGGGATAGGCCCCTTTAACCTTGGACTTGCGGCCCTTTTGGAGAAAACCCCGGAGTTGAATGCCGTCTTTTTTGAGAAAAAGCAGGAATTTAATTGGCATGAAGGAATGCTGCTGGAAGGGACAACACTGCAGGTACCGTTCTTTGCCGATCTAGTTAGCATGGCTGATGTGACTAGCCCATATAGTTACTTGAGTTATTTACAGCAGCATGATCGTCTCTATCATTTCTACTTTCTTGAAAAATTCTTGATTCCACGAAAAGAATATAACGACTATTGCCGCTGGACTGCCCATCAACTTAAAAGCTGCTGTTTTGGAAAGGCGGTGGAGGCGGTGGAGTATATAGGTGATCAAGGTGAACCCTTCTATCAAATCAGTGTAAGGGATGCACAAACACAAAAGATCGAAGTCTATTATAGCCGTCATGTTGTCATGGGAATTGGCACCGCCCCGACTGTCCCGTCGGCATTTCACCCATATATGGGGGAGAGCATCCTGCATTCGGCCGATTATTTACGGAACAAAGAAAATGTCTTAAAGAAAAAATCCGTAACGGTTGTCGGATCTGGACAGAGTGCAGCCGAGGTCTTTCTGGATCTACTGAATGAGCAGGAGCAATATGGCTATCAGCTTAACTGGTATACAAGATCCAAGGGGTTTTTCCCTATGGAATATTCAAAACTTGGGTTGGAATACTTCACTCCGGATTACCTTGATTTCTTTTATCGGCTGCCACAGGAAAAGAAGGATGAAATTCTGCCTAAACAGGATCTATTGTATAAAGGGATCAGCGCCACGACAATTGCAGCAATTTTTGACAAGATGTATGAAAAATCGATTGGAAATGCCGAACTTTCCATTGAACTTAGGGCCATGACGGAAGTTTCGGCGGTAACTCCCACCGAAAATGGCTGGGGATTGAAATGCCGACAGTGGGTAGAAGATAGAGAATTTGATGTGGACACAGAGGCGATTGTTTTTGGAACGGGCTATAAATCAACCCTTCCGGCATTCCTTGACACCATGGAAGACCTTTTAGTCCGCGATGATTTGGGGCGGCTTACAATAACGAAAGATTATAGAGTAGGAACGGCCATCACTACGCAGAATCACCTTTTTATTCAAAATGGCGAGATACATACACATGGTGTGGGTGCTCCGGATCTAGGCTTAGGGGCCTTCCGAAACTCCATCATTATCAATCAATTGGCAGGTAAAGAGATTTATCCATCAGAGCCAAAGGGTGCTTTTCAGTCATTCCGTGTAAAATCACCTGTCATGGCTTACTAA
- a CDS encoding polyphosphate polymerase domain-containing protein → MNDLKGRRELKHAITRADCYLLRNNLKNFMRLDPHGLDGKYLIRSVYFDNFDNKILRQKTEGFYHRDKFRARLYDHNTDFINLEKKSKRDNLTYKQKCRLSAEEYERIRSGDINWMSEDSRDILRDLYIQMTLFQIKPTTVVDYEREVFIYEYGNVRVTFDSNVKTSYRDTDFLNPELIVVDALDPDWVILEIKFDEFLPDIIKQLLSIIDTRKTAFSKYQLSRRYG, encoded by the coding sequence ATGAATGATTTAAAGGGCAGGCGGGAACTCAAGCATGCAATCACCAGAGCAGATTGTTATTTATTAAGAAATAATCTGAAAAACTTCATGAGGCTTGATCCCCATGGGCTGGATGGGAAGTATTTAATTCGAAGTGTCTATTTCGATAACTTTGACAATAAAATCCTGCGGCAAAAAACGGAGGGGTTCTATCACAGGGATAAGTTCAGGGCTAGACTTTATGATCATAATACTGATTTCATCAATCTAGAAAAAAAGAGTAAGCGGGATAACCTTACCTATAAACAGAAGTGCAGGCTGTCTGCCGAAGAATACGAACGAATTCGTTCAGGGGATATAAATTGGATGTCCGAAGATTCAAGGGATATCCTTAGGGACTTATACATTCAAATGACCCTTTTCCAAATCAAGCCGACAACAGTCGTCGACTATGAAAGGGAGGTATTTATCTATGAGTATGGAAATGTGCGGGTCACCTTCGACAGCAATGTGAAAACCAGCTATCGGGATACGGACTTCCTGAATCCCGAATTAATCGTCGTCGATGCACTAGACCCGGATTGGGTCATCCTGGAAATAAAGTTTGATGAGTTTCTTCCGGATATCATCAAACAATTGTTATCCATCATCGATACTAGAAAAACGGCTTTTTCAAAATATCAACTAAGCAGAAGATACGGCTGA
- a CDS encoding GNAT family N-acetyltransferase codes for MKNSYEENLKDCNQQLSFVKVEFERDVDTLHKWMHEEHVIPYWNLNFTKEKFAVHLQKALADTHQTLYLGCLDAIPMSYWESYWVKGDIIEDYYESEEGDQGIHLLIGDSDYLGKGLALPFLRAMVKYQLLSSRTKKVMAEPDIRNAKMIYLFEKCGFTPIKEIELPDKTALLMSCTRENFERKWKYGEATIYL; via the coding sequence ATGAAAAATAGTTATGAAGAAAATCTGAAGGACTGTAATCAACAGCTTTCATTTGTCAAAGTTGAATTTGAGAGGGATGTAGATACACTGCATAAATGGATGCATGAAGAACATGTGATACCCTACTGGAATTTAAATTTCACAAAAGAAAAGTTTGCTGTTCATTTGCAAAAGGCGTTGGCTGACACACACCAAACACTCTATCTTGGCTGCCTTGATGCAATCCCCATGAGCTATTGGGAATCGTATTGGGTAAAAGGCGATATCATCGAAGATTATTATGAGTCCGAAGAGGGAGATCAAGGCATTCATTTACTCATTGGTGATTCAGATTACCTTGGAAAAGGACTGGCTTTGCCGTTTTTACGTGCAATGGTGAAATACCAACTGCTTTCTTCTAGAACAAAAAAGGTGATGGCGGAACCGGACATTCGAAATGCAAAGATGATTTACTTATTTGAAAAGTGCGGTTTCACCCCAATTAAAGAAATTGAGCTCCCTGACAAAACGGCATTGCTAATGTCATGTACACGGGAGAATTTTGAGAGGAAGTGGAAGTATGGAGAAGCAACAATCTATCTATGA